From the genome of Methylomonas sp. UP202, one region includes:
- the dnaB gene encoding replicative DNA helicase has translation MSEDYYFSPDQAVESLKVPPHSIQAEQSVLGGLLLDNRTWDSVADKIVEGDFYRRDHRLIFRAIAQLAEKQDPFDVVTISEVLEATGELQDGGGLAYLASLARDTPSAANIVAYANIVRDRSVLRQLIHVGTEISDSAFTTEGRETADLLENAERKVFEIAEQRQRGQGGFASIKSLLAKAVDKIEMLYEQDGDITGASTGFTDLDEKTSGLQPSDLIIVAGRPSMGKTTIAMNMAENVALKSGMPVAVFSMEMPGEALAMRMMSSLGRIDQHKVRTGKLDDDDWPRLTSAINLLAETKMFIDDTPALTPTEVRSRARRLTREHGQLGLIVLDYLQLMQSPSSGENRVQQISDISRGLKALAKELNVPVIALSQLNRNLEQRPNKRPVMSDLRESGAIEQDADLIIFVYRDEVYHEDSPDKGIAEVIIGKQRNGPLGTVRLTFLGQYTRFENFAGVYTGSEDYE, from the coding sequence ATGTCCGAAGATTATTACTTTTCTCCCGATCAAGCTGTCGAGTCTCTGAAAGTCCCGCCGCATTCGATCCAGGCCGAACAATCCGTGCTGGGTGGCCTGCTGCTGGATAATCGCACCTGGGATTCGGTGGCCGATAAAATCGTCGAGGGCGATTTTTACCGACGCGACCACCGTTTGATCTTTCGCGCGATCGCTCAATTGGCCGAGAAACAGGATCCGTTCGATGTCGTGACGATTTCGGAAGTCTTGGAAGCCACCGGCGAACTGCAGGACGGCGGCGGCCTCGCGTATCTGGCTTCACTGGCGCGCGACACGCCCAGCGCCGCCAATATCGTCGCATACGCCAACATCGTCCGCGACCGTTCGGTCTTGCGGCAACTGATACACGTTGGTACTGAAATTTCCGACTCGGCCTTCACCACCGAGGGTCGGGAAACCGCCGATTTGTTGGAAAACGCCGAGCGCAAGGTATTCGAAATCGCCGAGCAACGTCAACGCGGTCAGGGCGGTTTTGCGTCGATCAAATCCTTGCTGGCCAAGGCGGTGGACAAGATCGAAATGCTGTACGAGCAGGACGGCGACATCACCGGCGCCAGTACCGGCTTCACCGATCTCGACGAAAAAACCTCCGGTCTGCAACCGTCCGATTTGATTATCGTCGCCGGCAGGCCTTCGATGGGCAAGACCACGATCGCGATGAACATGGCCGAAAACGTGGCTTTGAAAAGCGGGATGCCGGTCGCCGTATTCAGTATGGAGATGCCGGGCGAAGCGCTGGCGATGCGGATGATGTCGTCGCTGGGCCGGATCGATCAGCACAAGGTACGGACCGGCAAACTGGACGACGACGACTGGCCGCGCTTGACCTCTGCGATCAATCTGTTGGCCGAGACCAAAATGTTTATCGACGACACCCCGGCGCTGACGCCGACCGAGGTGCGTTCCCGCGCCCGCCGGCTGACTCGCGAGCATGGTCAACTGGGTTTGATCGTGCTCGATTACTTACAGTTAATGCAATCGCCGTCCAGCGGCGAGAACCGTGTCCAGCAGATTTCGGACATCTCGCGCGGCCTGAAGGCGCTGGCCAAGGAGTTGAATGTGCCGGTGATCGCGCTATCGCAGCTCAACCGGAATCTGGAGCAACGCCCGAACAAGCGGCCGGTGATGTCGGACTTGCGCGAATCCGGCGCGATCGAGCAGGACGCCGACTTGATCATTTTCGTGTATCGCGACGAGGTGTATCACGAGGACAGTCCGGACAAAGGTATAGCCGAAGTTATCATCGGCAAGCAGCGGAACGGTCCGCTAGGCACGGTGCGACTGACCTTCCTCGGCCAATACACCCGCTTCGAAAACTTTGCGGGCGTTTATACCGGTAGCGAGGATTACGAATGA
- the alr gene encoding alanine racemase, producing MTPAAYVHLDLDAARHNLAQVKRYAPNNRIMAVIKANGYGHGMDRVAAALAEADGFAVARVDEGVRLREAGFTQAITVLQGFVCLDELRLMVRHKLAAVIHTPQQIGILRQLAPESEKLPVWLKMDTGMNRLGFKGGDFLAAYQALADCVAVAQPINLITHFANADDLLDDKTRRQIDVFNHAVKDFPGQRSIANSAGIIGWPNVSSNSAQVRGGDWVRPGLMLYGCSPFAGKTGADFGLRPVMSLHSRLIAVKYVAAGESVGYSGTWTCRQPTRLGVASIGYGDGYHRHTQSGAPVLVNGRRVPLIGRVSMDMITVDLNSQPDAQPGDPVTLWGEALPVEEIARHADTIPYTLLCGITQRVQVIERSPAETFVSATTMAG from the coding sequence ATGACGCCGGCCGCTTATGTGCATCTGGATCTGGACGCCGCCCGCCACAATCTGGCCCAGGTTAAACGCTATGCGCCGAACAACCGGATCATGGCGGTCATCAAGGCCAACGGCTACGGCCACGGTATGGATAGAGTGGCGGCGGCGTTGGCCGAGGCCGACGGTTTCGCGGTGGCGCGGGTCGACGAAGGCGTGCGCTTGCGCGAGGCCGGATTCACGCAAGCGATTACGGTCTTGCAGGGCTTCGTCTGCCTGGACGAGCTGCGTTTGATGGTACGCCACAAACTAGCGGCGGTGATTCATACGCCGCAGCAAATCGGCATCTTGCGGCAACTGGCGCCGGAATCCGAAAAATTACCGGTTTGGTTGAAAATGGATACCGGTATGAACCGCCTGGGTTTCAAGGGCGGCGACTTTTTGGCCGCTTATCAGGCGCTGGCCGATTGTGTCGCCGTCGCGCAACCGATCAATCTGATTACCCATTTCGCCAACGCCGACGACTTGCTCGACGACAAAACCCGCCGCCAGATCGACGTATTCAACCATGCGGTCAAAGACTTCCCCGGTCAGCGTAGTATCGCTAATTCGGCCGGCATCATTGGCTGGCCCAACGTGTCTTCCAACTCGGCACAGGTTAGGGGGGGGGATTGGGTCAGGCCGGGATTGATGCTGTACGGCTGCTCGCCGTTTGCCGGTAAAACCGGCGCGGATTTCGGTCTGCGACCGGTGATGAGTCTGCATTCGCGGTTGATCGCGGTCAAGTATGTCGCCGCCGGCGAATCGGTCGGTTACAGCGGTACCTGGACTTGCCGGCAACCGACCCGGCTGGGCGTGGCGTCGATAGGCTATGGCGACGGCTATCACCGTCACACCCAAAGCGGCGCGCCGGTGTTGGTCAATGGTCGGCGTGTGCCGTTGATAGGCCGGGTGTCGATGGACATGATCACCGTCGATCTTAATAGCCAGCCGGACGCCCAGCCCGGCGATCCGGTCACGTTGTGGGGCGAGGCCTTGCCGGTCGAGGAAATCGCCCGTCACGCCGACACGATACCTTATACCTTACTCTGCGGGATTACCCAGCGGGTGCAAGTGATAGAACGAAGCCCGGCGGAAACTTTTGTCTCCGCGACGACCATGGCCGGTTGA